In Clostridia bacterium, a single genomic region encodes these proteins:
- a CDS encoding IS1634 family transposase gives MGRTALYRVDEFYELQDVPVLFGTEAATEDFNDSALGRTLDKIFDAGLKRVFGAAAMRAALREDVKFDVVHADTTSWSVKGLFDCSSPDDQAFYVTHGYSRNHRPDLKQLYYGLVVNGEGIPLLGHASDGNESDKVWNRRVIEELVKQFTDHLTDLVYVADSAVVAKDNLDLIVDKGIRFISRLPATFTQEQEIKDRAWSEGGWINVGVLTQNPKRDSAFYKCKEYIVDIATKTAVRPYRLIVVHSTSLDKRKAKTLEKNLLKLRDELEAQLQQLEKVEFACEPDARSALERVRSENRDALYVISGDVQAEEAVLKRSRPGRPRKEEPVPTRTVYRVRAAVGDLKEQEYAELKLRASCFVLITNMLDAEERPAETVLRDYKEQTAVELQFKAIKEPEFVGAMFVKKPERLEALAYVVLLAAMVRAIIQRRARRYAEANDEELPIPGKRITKRPTTRMILDSFDAVIVVILPDRSRALSG, from the coding sequence ATGGGCCGTACCGCGCTCTATCGAGTCGATGAGTTCTACGAACTGCAGGATGTTCCGGTTCTGTTTGGGACTGAGGCTGCGACCGAGGATTTCAATGACTCTGCGTTAGGCCGCACCCTGGACAAGATCTTCGATGCCGGCCTGAAGAGAGTATTCGGAGCTGCAGCTATGAGGGCGGCTCTCAGGGAAGACGTCAAGTTCGACGTGGTGCATGCAGACACCACATCTTGGTCGGTGAAAGGCCTGTTTGACTGCAGTTCGCCTGACGACCAGGCGTTCTATGTCACGCATGGGTATAGCCGCAACCACAGGCCTGACCTCAAGCAGTTATACTATGGACTGGTGGTCAACGGAGAGGGCATACCGCTGTTAGGCCACGCTTCGGACGGCAACGAGTCGGACAAGGTTTGGAATAGGCGAGTAATCGAGGAGTTGGTAAAGCAGTTCACCGATCATCTCACCGATTTGGTCTACGTGGCCGACTCCGCTGTAGTGGCCAAGGACAACCTCGACCTCATTGTGGATAAGGGCATAAGGTTCATCTCAAGGCTACCTGCAACATTCACGCAGGAACAGGAGATCAAGGATCGGGCTTGGTCGGAGGGCGGCTGGATCAACGTCGGTGTTCTGACTCAGAACCCCAAGCGCGACTCGGCGTTCTACAAGTGTAAGGAGTACATTGTAGATATCGCAACGAAGACCGCCGTTCGGCCCTACAGGCTCATCGTCGTGCATTCGACCAGCCTCGACAAGAGAAAGGCAAAGACTCTTGAGAAGAACCTTCTCAAGCTACGCGACGAACTCGAGGCCCAGCTCCAGCAGCTAGAGAAAGTGGAGTTCGCTTGTGAGCCGGACGCCAGGTCAGCTCTTGAGAGAGTCAGGAGCGAGAATCGTGACGCCCTTTACGTGATCTCGGGGGACGTACAAGCCGAAGAAGCGGTTCTCAAAAGGTCCAGACCCGGCAGGCCGCGGAAAGAAGAACCCGTCCCTACCAGGACCGTCTATAGAGTGAGGGCTGCGGTAGGCGATTTGAAGGAGCAGGAGTACGCAGAATTGAAGCTCAGAGCCTCTTGCTTTGTCCTGATCACCAACATGCTCGACGCGGAGGAGAGACCAGCCGAGACGGTACTGCGAGACTACAAGGAACAAACCGCTGTCGAGCTGCAGTTTAAGGCCATCAAGGAACCGGAGTTCGTAGGGGCCATGTTCGTGAAGAAACCCGAAAGGCTGGAAGCCCTTGCCTATGTGGTTCTCCTTGCCGCCATGGTTCGCGCAATCATTCAGCGCCGGGCACGGCGCTATGCCGAGGCTAATGACGAAGAGCTTCCCATACCGGGCAAACGGATAACGAAACGGCCTACAACTCGAATGATCCTGGATTCGTTTGACGCTGTCATAGTCGTGATTCTCCCTGACCGCAGCCGGGCGCTATCCGGATAG
- a CDS encoding host-nuclease inhibitor Gam family protein codes for MSTTLETGAEYADFLDDLYGEAAQSSDDAIGDEALANWALRKIGAARDELARKQRVVASEVARVEEWLAGETQRLQARIDYFTGRLIVYHRPLFEADPKHNRTIKLPCGTLQFRKPPARFERNEGALLSWLEDQSLEEFIKDKREVDWARFKSQCQVAGDKLILKATGELVDGVQVLQDPPQFKVITVEREEEPA; via the coding sequence ATGTCAACCACACTTGAGACAGGCGCGGAGTATGCGGACTTCCTGGACGATCTCTATGGCGAGGCAGCTCAGTCTTCTGATGATGCAATCGGGGACGAGGCTCTGGCTAACTGGGCTCTGCGCAAGATCGGCGCAGCGCGCGACGAACTCGCCCGCAAACAGCGGGTGGTGGCAAGCGAAGTAGCCCGAGTTGAAGAGTGGCTCGCAGGCGAGACCCAACGCCTGCAGGCCCGCATCGATTACTTCACAGGACGGCTCATTGTCTACCATCGTCCTCTGTTTGAAGCTGACCCCAAGCACAACAGGACCATCAAGCTGCCCTGCGGCACATTGCAGTTCAGAAAGCCGCCGGCGCGGTTCGAGCGTAACGAAGGCGCGCTGCTCAGTTGGCTCGAAGACCAGAGTCTTGAGGAGTTTATCAAGGACAAGCGTGAGGTAGACTGGGCAAGGTTCAAGTCACAATGCCAGGTTGCCGGCGACAAGCTCATCCTCAAGGCAACCGGCGAACTGGTCGACGGAGTCCAAGTGCTTCAAGATCCCCCACAGTTCAAGGTGATCACCGTAGAGAGAGAGGAGGAACCAGCATGA
- a CDS encoding ATP-binding protein, whose translation MTAQPAVFRRAERRRAKLRLALAGPSGSGKTYSALQIAFGLGQRITLIDTERGSGELYAHLGAYDVCAIEPPFLPQKYVDAISAAEQAGYDVITVDSLSHAWVGDGGMLDIQGRAAACTGNSWSAWREVTPMHNQLVDKLLQSPCHVVVTLRSKTEYVQTQESGKTIIRKVGLAPVFRDGVEYEFTVFFDLVADHTALASKDRTGLFDGRYLIPTSDTGRELLAWLDNSAEDPLFSPPSDNASGAQKVTKSRHSPQPATWKEKFLASCAAQGLTPEEDVKAWALSLDGASPDASFDSIPEEKFCHLTVAGVTKKSEAARASFNRWRDHRETSQKGA comes from the coding sequence ATGACCGCGCAGCCTGCGGTATTTCGGCGTGCAGAGCGCCGTAGAGCGAAACTGAGGCTGGCGCTGGCGGGCCCCAGTGGGTCAGGCAAGACCTACTCAGCCCTTCAGATCGCCTTCGGCCTTGGACAACGCATAACCCTGATAGACACCGAACGAGGCTCCGGCGAGCTGTATGCCCATCTCGGGGCGTATGATGTGTGCGCCATCGAACCCCCGTTCCTGCCCCAGAAGTACGTCGATGCAATCTCCGCCGCCGAACAAGCAGGGTACGATGTAATCACTGTAGACTCACTCTCACATGCCTGGGTAGGCGATGGCGGGATGCTCGACATACAGGGCAGAGCCGCGGCCTGCACCGGCAATTCGTGGAGCGCATGGCGGGAAGTCACTCCCATGCACAACCAGCTTGTGGACAAGCTGCTGCAGTCGCCATGCCACGTGGTCGTCACCCTTAGAAGCAAGACAGAATACGTTCAGACCCAGGAAAGCGGCAAGACCATCATTCGCAAGGTTGGGCTGGCGCCTGTGTTCCGTGACGGAGTCGAATACGAGTTTACGGTGTTCTTCGACCTGGTAGCAGACCATACGGCGCTCGCAAGCAAGGATAGAACCGGGCTCTTCGACGGGCGCTACCTGATTCCCACGTCCGACACCGGGCGTGAGCTCCTGGCCTGGCTGGACAACTCTGCGGAGGATCCGTTGTTCTCCCCGCCGTCGGATAATGCGTCCGGTGCCCAGAAGGTCACGAAATCACGTCATTCTCCTCAACCTGCCACCTGGAAGGAGAAGTTCCTGGCTTCCTGTGCAGCCCAAGGCTTGACCCCTGAGGAAGATGTCAAGGCCTGGGCTCTCTCACTTGACGGGGCGTCACCCGACGCCTCCTTCGACTCTATCCCCGAGGAGAAGTTCTGCCACCTGACTGTGGCCGGAGTGACCAAGAAATCTGAAGCTGCCCGAGCCAGTTTCAACCGCTGGCGTGATCACAGAGAGACCTCGCAGAAGGGAGCCTGA
- a CDS encoding nucleotidyltransferase domain-containing protein, translating to MREQDVVKRIKDAVVPVLTKRDQVVAAYLFGSTGTEQATTMSDVDIAVLTDGDISLLDELSLSADVAVALGREDVDLLVLNSARNDLQHAVISEGELILDRDPLKTSDYIEKVLSVHKDYGIYMKTFLSDLKAGLKEDYLRG from the coding sequence ATGCGCGAACAGGACGTTGTCAAGCGAATCAAGGACGCAGTAGTGCCTGTCCTTACGAAACGCGATCAGGTTGTGGCCGCCTATCTCTTTGGTTCCACAGGCACAGAACAGGCCACTACCATGAGCGATGTCGACATTGCTGTTCTCACGGACGGCGACATCTCTCTTTTGGATGAGCTTTCGCTGTCGGCTGATGTGGCGGTGGCGCTCGGGAGAGAAGACGTGGATCTGCTGGTCCTCAACTCCGCTCGCAATGATCTGCAGCATGCAGTCATATCAGAAGGCGAGCTCATCCTGGATCGCGATCCTCTGAAGACGTCGGACTATATCGAAAAGGTCTTATCGGTTCATAAGGACTATGGCATATACATGAAGACCTTTCTGAGCGATCTGAAAGCGGGGCTGAAGGAGGACTATCTCCGTGGTTGA